A stretch of the Vitis riparia cultivar Riparia Gloire de Montpellier isolate 1030 chromosome 13, EGFV_Vit.rip_1.0, whole genome shotgun sequence genome encodes the following:
- the LOC117928047 gene encoding probable mediator of RNA polymerase II transcription subunit 26b: MENLDSAWDEEEEGCLPIPPLDDGAFSPYHPTTLALCQFFDEIDENGNVRDNSGTSRGGREKQQTQCRGKEMKRLIEVLKPEEPSSETEGHSKPCSDQKTSQDSTPAEVDEKGSFNQKAGDEKNAAVESKFEYTKRKLQESYKNIENAKKQRRIQVIDFQPQPMTKQIASHKLRHPRSKKCNSRLPTSKKYNSHLLIGQH; encoded by the exons ATGGAAAACCTGGATTCCGCatgggatgaagaagaagagggctGCCTCCCTATCCCTCCACTTGATGATGGGGCTTTCTCTCCTTATCATCCCACCACATTGGCTCTCTGTCAG TTCTTCGATGAAATTGATGAGAATGGAA ATGTTCGAGACAACTCGGGAACTTCTCGTGGTGGGAGGGAAAAGCAGCAAACACAATGTAGAGGCAAAGAAATGAAGAGATTAATTGAAGTTCTGAAGCCAGAAGAACCCTCAAGCGAGACTGAGGGACATTCAAAACCATGCTCCGACCAGAAGACAAGCCAAGATTCGACCCCAGCCGAGGTAGATGAGAAAGGAAGCTTCAATCAGAAAGCCGGTGATGAGAAAAACGCTGCGGTGGAATCCAAATTTGAATATACAAAGAGGAAACTCCAAGAATCGTATAAAAATATCGAGAACg CAAAGAAGCAGAGAAGGATTCAGGTGATCGACTTTCAACCTCAACCAATGACTAAGCAAATAGCTTCCCATAAACTTCGGCATCCCAGGTCCAAGAAGTGTAATTCTCGTCTTCCCACATCCAAGAAATATAATTCACATCTTCTGATCGGCCAACATTAG
- the LOC117928048 gene encoding uncharacterized protein LOC117928048, which yields MKRLIEVLKPEESSSEPEGHSKPCSYHIADDHKTSRDSTPAEGDEKGSFDQKAGDEKNEINHEIEGDNSILNKYMAAVESKFEYTKRKLQESYKNIENAKKQRRIQVIDFQPQPMPKQIASHKLRHPRSKKCNSRLPTSKKYNSHLLIDQH from the exons ATGAAGAGATTAATTGAAGTTCTGAAGCCAGAAGAATCCTCAAGCGAGCCTGAGGGACATTCAAAACCATGCTCCTACCACATAGCTGATGATCACAAGACAAGCCGAGATTCAACCCCAGCGGAGGGAGATGAGAAAGGAAGCTTCGATCAGAAAGCCGGTGATGAGAAAAACGAAATTAATCATGAAATAGAAGGTGACAATTCCATATTAAACAAGTATATGGCTGCGGTGGAATCCAAATTTGAATATACAAAGAGGAAACTCCAAGAATCCTATAAAAATATCGAGAACg CAAAGAAGCAGAGAAGGATTCAGGTGATCGACTTTCAACCTCAACCAATGCCTAAGCAAATAGCTTCCCATAAACTTCGGCATCCCAGGTCCAAGAAGTGTAATTCTCGTCTTCCCACATCCAAGAAATATAATTCACATCTTCTGATCGACCAACATTAG
- the LOC117929309 gene encoding probable mediator of RNA polymerase II transcription subunit 26b, with protein MENLDSAWDEEEEGCLPIPPLDDGAFSPYHPTTLALCQFFDEIDENGNVRDNSGTSRGGREKQQTQCRGKEMKRLIEVLKPEEPSSEPEGHSKPCSDQKTSQDSTPAEVDEKGSFNQKAGDEKNAAVESKFEYTKRKLQESYKNIENAKKQRRIQVIDFQPQPMTKQIASHKLWHPRSKKCNSRLPTSKKYNSHLVIDQH; from the exons ATGGAAAACCTGGATTCCGCatgggatgaagaagaagagggctGCCTCCCTATCCCTCCACTTGATGATGGGGCTTTCTCTCCTTATCATCCCACCACATTGGCTCTCTGTCAG TTCTTCGATGAAATTGATGAGAATGGAA ATGTTCGAGACAACTCGGGAACTTCTCGTGGTGGGAGGGAAAAGCAACAAACACAATGTAGAGGCAAAGAAATGAAGAGATTAATTGAAGTTCTGAAGCCAGAAGAACCCTCAAGCGAGCCTGAGGGACATTCAAAACCATGCTCCGACCAGAAGACAAGCCAAGATTCGACCCCAGCCGAGGTAGATGAGAAAGGAAGCTTCAATCAGAAAGCCGGTGATGAGAAAAACGCTGCGGTGGAATCCAAATTTGAATATACAAAGAGGAAACTCCAAGAATCGTATAAAAATATCGAGAACg CAAAGAAGCAGAGAAGGATTCAGGTGATCGACTTTCAACCTCAACCAATGACTAAGCAAATAGCTTCCCATAAACTTTGGCATCCCAGGTCCAAGAAGTGTAATTCTCGTCTTCCCACATCCAAGAAATATAATTCACATCTTGTGATCGACCAACATTAG
- the LOC117928631 gene encoding protein LNK3-like gives MGIMDQYFGNGTEEFVVPKDLELLDNVESPDIWLQWGINPSESFGSLNKYFIMETETAGEELKFNGKNLCNEADKETSVHDGDISSGSSIGGGFTEASLHRSAFSRDRPYFQLDELAGMDQMDTIFLTSLLEDLPNTENFNRTFCFSPESQHSAMPENNQMEDMILDSQSISSNLHRMGSSKYLKTHAFSPSVDWDSEEVTTLCHNPCNSVQKDCPPVKAPMIKFLVPSGPNKVEEHVPEEISLEESVLHELEVVMEQLPEKTRICFRDALFRLAQNSERLSVSPIQNGDLALEKLHPLTVDDETLRSGKPVATESETNSIDRAVANLLFNKMDFDPQDLPTSSLVNFEQEDMMTMDSCNYSLNQQETHYPSHPTTLLQADAEDDEVPIFSQEKLQTKAELHEDFPRNGAVDH, from the exons ATGGGTATCATGGACCAGTATTTTGGTAATGGCACTGAGGAATTTGTAGTTCCAAAGGATCTAGAACTACTAGATAATGTTGAATCTCCAGACATTTGGTTGCAATGGGGAATAAATCCATCTGAAAGTTTTGGTTCTTTGAACAAATACTTCATAATGGAGACTGAGACAGCTGGGGAAGAACTTAAATTCAATGGGAAAAACTTGTGCAATGAAGCTGATAAGGAAACTTCTGTCCATGATGGAGACATTTCTAGTGGTTCGAGTATAGGTGGAGGATTCACAGAGGCTTCACTTCACAGGAGTGCCTTTTCGCGTGACCGGCCTTATTTTCAGCTGGATGAGCTAGCTGGAATGGATCAGATGGATACCATTTTCTT GACTTCCCTACTTGAAGATCTGCCCAACACGGAAAATTTTAACAGGACGTTTTGCTTTTCTCCTGAATCCCAACACAGTGCTATGCCAGAAAACAATCAGATGGAAGACATGATTCTAGATTCACAGAGCATTTCCAGTAATTTACATAGAATGGGAAGTTCAAAGTATCTGAAAACTCATGCCTTCTCTCCATCAGTGGATTGGGATAGTGAAGAAGTTACCACGTTGTGTCACAATCCTTGCAACTCAGTGCAGAAAGATTGCCCACCAGTAAAG gcACCTATGATCAAGTTTTTGGTTCCATCTGGGCCAAACAAAGTGGAAGAACATGTGCCTGAGGAAATCTCATTGGAAGAATCTGTCTTGCATGAGCTTGAAGTGGTGATGGAACAG TTGCCTGAAAAGACCAGGATTTGCTTTCGAGATGCCTTGTTCCGCCTTGCACAGAACTCAGAACGACTTAGTGTATCCCCGATCCAAAATGGGGACCTTGCCTTGGAAAAGCTCCATCCCTTGACAGTCGATGATGAAACATTAAG GTCAGGAAAACCAGTGGCCACAGAATCAGAGACCAACAGCATCGACAGAGCAGTAGCCAACCTCTTGTTCAATAAGATGGACTTTGATCCACAAGATCTTCCCACTTCATCATTAGTAAATTTTGAACAAGAAGACATGATGACAATGGACTCCTGCAACTACAGCTTGAATCAGCAAGAGACCCATTACCCTTCTCATCCCACCACGCTCCTACAAGCTGATGCTGAGGATGATGAGGTTCCCATCTTTAGTCAAGAGAAGCTACAAACAAAAGCAGAACTGCATGAAGATTTCCCAAGAAATGGTGCAGTGGATCACTAG